The genomic region TCGCGCACTTCGCGGAGCGCCGTCTCCTCCATGCTCTCGCCCTCTTCGACGTGCCCCTTGGGCAGGATCCACACGAGGTCGCTGCCGGGATGGATGCGACGGCCCGCGAGGCACACCGTCCACGCCCCGCGGATGCGTCGAGCCACGAGGCCGCCCGCCGAGAACTCGCGCACGACCGGCGGTCGCAGCGCGGGCGATCTCAGCCGCCGTGCCTGGTCGCCTCGTCGAGCCATGCCAGATACGCCGCCGAGCCGTCACCGATCGGCAGCGCCAGGATCTCGGGCACTTCGTACGAATGGAGCGCGCGAATGCGGGCCTCGAGCCGCGCGAAGTCGGGGGCGCGCGCCTTCACGACGAGCAGATGCTCGTGCGCGTCCTCGACCGTGCCTTGCCAGCGGTAGATCGAGCGCACGCGCCCGACCACGTTGACGCACGCCGCGAGCCGCTCCTCGACGAGCGTCCGTGCGATGCGCTCGGCCTCGTCCTCGCTCCCCGCGGTCACCAGGACGACGATCACGTCGCGTGCCGTCATGCGGAGGCCTTCGCCGCTTCGAGGCGATCCAGGATGGCCTCGTAGTCGAGCGGCGTCGCGCGCGGCAGGCGCGGGATCGCGGAGCCCATCCGGGGCCGGTGACCGAGCCGCCCGACCGCGCGCCGGAGCCACCCGTGACGTTTGCCGGCGACGGCGGGCAAGAGGTCGGCCTGGCGGAGCGGGCCTGCGAGCAATCGCCCGGCGTCCGCGGTGAGGAGCTGGCGCCGCACGAGATCCGAGAGCGAGTTCTCGAGTCGTCGCGGCGTGTAGCCCGAGCGGTCGACGAGCGAGCGGGCGACCCGCTCGACGTCTCCCGAATCGACGTATCCTTCGGCGGCCAGCACGAGTGCGGTCTGAAAATAGTTGAACGTCGGCACCAAGCGAACCCCGTACAGGCGCAGGACCGCCGGCGGTGTCCGGCGGGCCAGGTTGATGAAGATGTGCTCGACGCCCCCCGACCCGCTGAGATCCCGGGCCAGGTCGCGCAGCTCCGGGACGAGCGCCGGATCCGCCCCGATCCGGCCGAGGAGCCGGGTGAAGCCCTCGACGCCGAGCGTGCCGTCGAGGAGGTCGGCGTACATCGAGTAGGTGAGCGGATCCGACTCCCAGTCGTCCCCGAACAGCAGCTCGCGGGTGGCGGGTGGGGCCCCGGCCCGCCCGCGCAGCAGTGCGCCCAGCTTGAACCCCACGTGCTCGCGGAGCTGCCGCAGCCGCCCCCGCCGCAGGTGCTGGAGCTGATCCTTGAAGACGATGCCGTCGTAGGGCACGCCGTCGAGGCCGAGCTTGTCGCGGATGGCCTTGCCGATCTGCGGGGGGCTCGCGGACACGAAGAAGATGCCGAGCCACCGCCCGCTCCGATCGGCCGCCGCGCGCAGCGCCTTCAACACCTCGGGCACGCCCGGCACCTCCACCTTGTCCTCGCCGCGCTCTCGCGCCGTGCGCCAGAGCTGCCCCAGGGTCTCGAACTCGCTGTGGAGGTACGTCTTGTCGAGATCCCAGCGGCACAGGAGCGGCGGCGGGGCGGCGACCGCACGGCGGCGGGCGAGGCGGAGCGCCATCACGTCACCGCCCGCGCCCGAGCGCGTCGCGCATCTCGTCCGGAACGCGATCGCGGACCGCCTTGGCCGCGACCTTGATGGCGTTCGCGATCGCGCGTGCGTCCGCCTGCGCATGACAGACGACGACGACGCGCTCGAAGCCGAGGATCGGCGCGCCACCGTAGCGTGCGTAGTCGGTGAGCGCCTGCACCCGCTCGACGCCTTGCGAGAGGAGGCGCAGGCCGACGCGCCAGACGAGCCGCTGCTCGGCGGCGGCGCGCGCGAGGCCGGCCACCGTCTCCGACATGCCACGCAGGAGCGACGCCGCCACGCTGCCGAGAAGCCCCTCGCAGACGACGGCGTCGGCTTTGCCGCGCACGAGCTCGTCGCCCGTGACGTTGCCGACGAAGTGGAGGCGCGGATGCTGCCGCAAGCGGCGGTGCGTCTCGGCGAGGACCGGTCCTCCCGTCGTCTCGTCGGCGCGCATGTTGAGGAGGCCGATGCGCGGCTCCGCGACCTTCGAGACGCCACGCGCCCAGGCGTTCGCCATGAGCGCGAGCTGCACGAGCTCGTCCGCGTCGCAGCGGACGGTCGCGCCGGCGTCGACGAGCAGCGCCAGTCGATCCTGCCCCTCGTGCTCGATCTGGCGCGGATGGACGCTCGCGAGGACGGGGCGCTTCACACCGGAGAGAAGCGAGAGATGCTTCGCCGCCACGACGATGGCGGCCTCCGCGCCGCCCGCGGAGACGATCGCGTCGGCTCGTCCGTCGGCGACGGCGCGGATCGCGTCCTCGACGCCGCTTGCGCGGGCGCCGGCGATCGCGATGTGCTCGGGGTCGTAGGGAACGCGATCGAGGATCGCCTGCAGGCGCATCTCGTCACCGACGAGCAGCGTCTCGATCTCGGTCGTGGTCGAGACGAGCGCCGCGCCCTTCACCACCTCGTCCGGGGCGTGATCGCCGCCCATGGCATCGACCGCGATGGTCGGCATCCGGGGCTACCTCGCCCCTCGCGCGAGCCGGGCGCGGAGCGCGGCAGCCGTCACTTTCACCGAGAAGGCCTTCTCGCCGTCCACGCACAGGACCGGGATCTCGAGGTCGTACTTCGCCGCCGCCACCGGATCGGTGTCCACATCCATCTCCTCGAATCTCGCGCCGACCTCCCGCGCGACGGGCTCGGCGATCGCACGCATCGACTCGCAGAGGTGGCAGCCCGGGCGGGTGTAGAGGGTGATCGTCACGGTTGACACCCCGCGGAGCCTCAAGTACAGACGATCCCCCGGCGCAGCAAGCGGCTGCGCCCTTTCTCGTCATGGCGTTCGCCGTCATCCGTACCGGTGGGAAGCAGTATCGGGTCGAGCCCGGCGCGGTGATCCGCGTCGAGAAGCTCCCCGGCGACGTCGGTGCGGCCGTCGAGTTCGGCGAAGTGCTGCTCGCCGGCGGCGACACCATCCGCATCGGCACGCCGCTCATCGAGGGCGTGAAGGTGCGCGGCGAGATCGTCGCGCAGGGGCGCGACCGGAAGGTCCTCATCTTCAAGAAGAAGCGCCGCAAGAACTACCGGCGCCGTCGCGGCCACCGGCAGTCGATCACGACGGTGCGGGTCACGGAGATCGGCTGATGGCGCACAAAAAGGGGCAAGGCTCGAGCCGCAACGGGCGCGACAGCCAGGGACAGCGGCGCGGCATCAAGATGTACGGCGGCGAGCGGGCGCAGGCGGGCAACATCCTGGTGCGCCAGGTGGGCACGCGCATCCACCCCGGGCCCAACGTCGGCGTCGGCCGCGACTGGACCCTGTTCGCCATGGTCGACGGGCTCGTGAAGTACGAGCGGTACGGCAAGGACCGCACCCGGGTCCGCATCGTTCCGCCGCAGGCCTGACCCTACCGCCCGGTCGTCGGCGCTCGGGCTGCCTGCCCCCCGGCCTTCGGGTACGATGGCACGGGGATGAAGTTCGTCGACGAGGTCCGCATCCGGGTCGAGGCCGGTGACGGCGGCGACGGGTGCGTCGCGTTCCGGCGCGAGAAGTACGTCCCGCGCGGCGGCCCGAGCGGCGGCGACGGCGGGGACGGCGGCGACGTCGTCCTGCGCGTCGATCCCGGGCTCTCGACCCTGCTCGACCTGTCGTATCCGCAGGCGCTCCGCGCCGGCCGCGGCGAGCACGGGCGCGGCAAGGAGCAGTCGGGCGCGCGCGGCGCCGACCTCGTCCTGCGCGTGCCGCCCGGGACGCTCGTCTACGACGAGGACACGGACGCGGTGCTCGCCGACCTGCGCGCCGACGGCGACGAGATGATCGTCGGGCACGGCGGCCGGGGCGGCCGCGGCAACCAGCACTTCGCGACCTCGACACGGCGGGCGCCGCGGCGCGCCGATCCGGGCGGCCCCGGCGAGCGGCGTACGCTGCGACTCGAGCTG from Candidatus Eisenbacteria bacterium harbors:
- a CDS encoding NUDIX domain-containing protein; protein product: MARRGDQARRLRSPALRPPVVREFSAGGLVARRIRGAWTVCLAGRRIHPGSDLVWILPKGHVEEGESMEETALREVR
- the cutA gene encoding divalent-cation tolerance protein CutA, with the protein product MTARDVIVVLVTAGSEDEAERIARTLVEERLAACVNVVGRVRSIYRWQGTVEDAHEHLLVVKARAPDFARLEARIRALHSYEVPEILALPIGDGSAAYLAWLDEATRHGG
- a CDS encoding phosphatase domain-containing protein; this encodes MALRLARRRAVAAPPPLLCRWDLDKTYLHSEFETLGQLWRTARERGEDKVEVPGVPEVLKALRAAADRSGRWLGIFFVSASPPQIGKAIRDKLGLDGVPYDGIVFKDQLQHLRRGRLRQLREHVGFKLGALLRGRAGAPPATRELLFGDDWESDPLTYSMYADLLDGTLGVEGFTRLLGRIGADPALVPELRDLARDLSGSGGVEHIFINLARRTPPAVLRLYGVRLVPTFNYFQTALVLAAEGYVDSGDVERVARSLVDRSGYTPRRLENSLSDLVRRQLLTADAGRLLAGPLRQADLLPAVAGKRHGWLRRAVGRLGHRPRMGSAIPRLPRATPLDYEAILDRLEAAKASA
- a CDS encoding phosphate acyltransferase PlsX, which codes for MPTIAVDAMGGDHAPDEVVKGAALVSTTTEIETLLVGDEMRLQAILDRVPYDPEHIAIAGARASGVEDAIRAVADGRADAIVSAGGAEAAIVVAAKHLSLLSGVKRPVLASVHPRQIEHEGQDRLALLVDAGATVRCDADELVQLALMANAWARGVSKVAEPRIGLLNMRADETTGGPVLAETHRRLRQHPRLHFVGNVTGDELVRGKADAVVCEGLLGSVAASLLRGMSETVAGLARAAAEQRLVWRVGLRLLSQGVERVQALTDYARYGGAPILGFERVVVVCHAQADARAIANAIKVAAKAVRDRVPDEMRDALGRGR
- a CDS encoding glutaredoxin family protein, which produces MTITLYTRPGCHLCESMRAIAEPVAREVGARFEEMDVDTDPVAAAKYDLEIPVLCVDGEKAFSVKVTAAALRARLARGAR
- the rplU gene encoding 50S ribosomal protein L21, whose product is MAFAVIRTGGKQYRVEPGAVIRVEKLPGDVGAAVEFGEVLLAGGDTIRIGTPLIEGVKVRGEIVAQGRDRKVLIFKKKRRKNYRRRRGHRQSITTVRVTEIG
- the rpmA gene encoding 50S ribosomal protein L27, whose product is MAHKKGQGSSRNGRDSQGQRRGIKMYGGERAQAGNILVRQVGTRIHPGPNVGVGRDWTLFAMVDGLVKYERYGKDRTRVRIVPPQA